In one window of Hemicordylus capensis ecotype Gifberg chromosome 10, rHemCap1.1.pri, whole genome shotgun sequence DNA:
- the LOC128334925 gene encoding translation initiation factor IF-2-like, giving the protein MVEFLSQPSRHLQPASQSLGAPPAGGSARLLPPASCPPERRLAGWAAGAPLASSLPGFSSRPAPALGTGEAGGERRAAPAEPPHGSQSPDSRRPRRGGEGQAGSSRGWAWEGARSPPARPGLAAQPLRTPRRVRTLLLPPRVGAGGGCCCCCCLWSPLCAAGGGRSPAAGGRRRQRLRTLLSRRRERERGGPPPGRLSSAPSRRLPRPFAPQSSPRARTAKTSVAASHRRLGSGLADPAQPRGPGRRRSPLQALETPGNKANHLETPESCEMSR; this is encoded by the exons ATGGTGGAATTCCTCAGCCAACCATCTCGGCACCTGCAGCCAGCCAG CCAATCGCTCGGGGCCCCACCAGCCGGCGGGAGCGCGCGCCTCTTACCTCCTGCAAGTTGCCCTCCCGAgcgccggctggctggctgggcagcaggagccCCGCTTGCTTCCTCCCTTCCCGGCTTCTCCTCACGTCCGGCTCCGGCGCTGGGCACGGGGGAGGCGGGAGGCGAGCGGAGGGCCGCCCCGGCAGAGCCTCCTCATGGCTCGCAGAGCCCCGACAGCCGCCGGCCCCGCCGAGGCGGGGAAGGGCAGGCCGGCAGCAGCCGGGGCTGGGCATGGGAGGGGGCGCGATCCCCTCCAGCCCGCCCCGGACTGGCAGCGCAGCCACTGCGGACGCCTCGGAGAGTCCggacgctgctgctgccgccgcgggTTGGAgctggtggcggctgctgctgctgctgctgcttgtggtcGCCTTTGTGTGCGGCGGGCGGGGGGCGCTCTCCAGCAGCTGGAGGAAGAAGACGTCAGCGCCTCCGGACCCTCCTTAGCCGgcggcgggagagagagagaggagggccgCCGCCGGGCAGGCTCAGCTCAGCCCCATCCCGCCGCCTGCCTCGCCCCTTCGCTCCCCAGAGCTCCCCGCGCGCAAGGACTGCGAAGACATCAGTGGCCGCGTCCCACCGCCGACTGGGGAGCGGGCTGGCAGACCCAGCCCAGCCCCGGGGCCCCGGCCGCAGAAGGTCCCCGCTTCAAGCCCTGGAgactcccg